The following proteins are encoded in a genomic region of Brachypodium distachyon strain Bd21 chromosome 1, Brachypodium_distachyon_v3.0, whole genome shotgun sequence:
- the LOC100827715 gene encoding pentatricopeptide repeat-containing protein At5g15300, which produces MLRKSGAQRRQPPLWRRCRSLRQIKQVHALMVLRGFLSDPSALRELLFASAVAVRGAIAHAYLVFDQIPRPDLFMYNTLIRGAAHTAAPRDAVSLYARMARRGSCGGVRPDKITFPFVLRACTAMGAGGTGAQVHAHVVKAGCESDAFVRNALIGMHASCGELGVASALFDGRAREDAVAWSAMITGCARRGDIVAARKLFDECPVKDHVSWNVMITAYAKRGEMAPARVLFNRIPERDVVSWNAMISGHVRCGSHVYAMELFEQMQRMGQKPDVVTMLSLLSACADSGDIDVGRRLHSSLSEMFLRTGFTVILGNALIDMYAKCGSMKSALQVFWVMRDKDVSTWNSIIGGLALHGHVLESIDVFKKMLKEKVRPDEITFVAVLIACSHGGMVDKGREYFNLMQHHYRIEPNVKHYGCMVDMLGRAGLLKEAFEFIDTMKVEPNSVIWRTLLGACRVHGEIELAEHANRQLLKARNDESGDYVLLSNIYASAGEWSESEKMRKLMDDSGVNKQAGRTVVDGSAKDLMQSFG; this is translated from the coding sequence ATGCTGCGGAAGTCTGGCGCGCAgcgccggcagccgccgcTGTGGCGGCGGTGCCGTAGCCTCCGGCAAATAAAGCAGGTACACGCCCTCATGGTGCTCCGGGGCTTCCTATCGGACCCCTCCGCGCTCCGCGAGCTCCTCttcgcctccgccgtcgccgtccgcgGCGCCATCGCCCACGCCTACCTCGTGTTCGACCAAATCCCGCGCCCGGACCTCTTCATGTACAACACCCTCATCCGTGGCGCCGCGCACACCGCCGCGCCCCGGGACGCCGTCTCCCTGTACGCGCGCAtggcgcggcgcggcagctgcggcggcgtgaGGCCCGATAAGATCACCTTCCCGTTCGTGCTCCGAGCGTGCACCGCGatgggcgcgggcggcaccggGGCGCAGGTGCACGCCCACGTCGTCAAGGCTGGATGCGAGTCCGACGCGTTCGTCAGGAACGCGCTCATCGGCATGCACGCGAGCTGCGGGGAGCTGGGCGTCGCGAGTGCTCTGTTTGACGGCAGGGCGCGTGAGGATGCCGTGGCGTGGTCGGCCATGATCACCGGGTGTGCAAGGAGAGGGGACATTGTTGCCGCACGGAAGCTGTTCGACGAGTGTCCTGTGAAGGACCACGTGTCTTGGAACGTGATGATCACGGCTTATGCAAAGCGGGGAGAGATGGCACCAGCAAGGGTGTTGTTCAACCGGATACCTGAGCGTGACGTTGTGTCCTGGAACGCCATGATTTCTGGGCATGTGAGATGCGGCTCACATGTGTATGCAATGGAGCTGTTCGAGCAGATGCAACGTATGGGACAAAAGCCAGATGTTGTCACAATGCTCAGCTTGCTGTCAGCTTGTGCTGATTCCGGTGATATAGATGTTGGACGAAGGTTGCATTCCTCTCTCTCAGAGATGTTCTTGAGAACTGGTTTTACTGTCATCCTGGGCAACGCACTGATCGACATGTACGCGAAATGTGGAAGCATGAAGAGTGCACTTCAGGTGTTCTGGGTGATGCGAGataaggatgtctcaacttggAACTCAATCATAGGAGGATTGGCACTGCATGGGCATGTCCTGGAGTCCATAGATGTGTTCAAGAAAATGTTGAAAGAGAAAGTCAGGCCTGATGAGATCACCTTCGTTGCTGTCCTCATCGCATGCAGCCACGGCGGGATGGTTGACAAAGGACGTGAGTACTTCAACTTGATGCAACATCATTACAGGATTGAGCCCAATGTCAAGCACTATGGTTGCATGGTTGACATGCTGGGTCGTGCAGGGCTCCTGAAAGAAGCATTCGAGTTCATTGACACCATGAAGGTCGAGCCTAATTCTGTCATCTGGAGGACGCTTCTTGGGGCTTGCAGGGTCCATGGTGAGATCGAACTGGCTGAGCATGCAAACAGACAACTACTAAAGGCGAGGAATGATGAAAGTGGGGATTATGTGCTCCTCTCGAACATCTATGCTTCAGCTGGGGAATGGTCTGAGTCAGAGAAAATGAGAAAGTTGATGGATGATAGTGGTGTCAACAAACAAGCAGGTCGCACGGTTGTAGATGGCAGCGCGAAGGATCTAATGCAGTCTTTCGGATAG
- the LOC100843937 gene encoding pentatricopeptide repeat-containing protein At5g15280, mitochondrial — protein sequence MWKSWQLRRAILLRCRLSANVREPKIEERSYASNVPELNSNRGRLLKGEHCCNLGKKEGTSVCHSEVARFNVEQETAEKCGADVHSAVKLCPGIGELIIAKCSSIFESGRDTFEGNCSLHDLLKPGLWLSPETLRRFWRASTLKPEDFFDILIGFGQGAAEIRKARFLWNLYRWASWQSKDFRHLPRSNDLMVSILAYAQMFNQAESLLLLLDDNKALTNAGGLFSQITQAYSETGHLDKSVALFDHARYKCLIPSASCYQVLLNLLVRKRKDELVLRVYLDMLEVGLGSCTEGHILDFVIKALVKRDKLLQAIGVIRQLKSLDIEISKGSLSTVAKEFCQKKDIGDMMNFLEEWKHLPELRLCNRILVSLCTNLGSDEAWFVFQRLEALGFTPDATTFGIFISHSCREMKLKAAFLYLSECFSRHVEPKVSAYNAIIGSVFTEGLYRHAKYIFEDMIERKIMPELLTYKVLLAGYCKYRQFDDIEEILRTMKTNGINDPPSGNCVFSKALSFLGLDHLGVKVKRDNATGFPKAEFFDSVGNGLYLDTDSKKFETLLVQILNNALYPDISSEIVSACQQGNVASALLMKDEAFQWGHDISPASCSELIKTLCMSPEHAMNAIDLMEEMPCTFDKFDAQTLNLVVQTLSKNRMSARARLVLDRLSRRGLPINQDTYTYLLLGFCVERNIVGFWECWNVATEFSWSPDSKDMIALISHMCEWGVIEEALKLISVLTDCYPNLCLSAYCALLKELCRTGYTSVGCAMLEALLEKGVAVRHSLILSVTEGFLKEQKSAESIGLYDMWLNKSRVSDVLTYQFPFSSLARFDAERCMDLVQPIMNLECSAVSACSCIVKELLQIGKIGQALSFFQASTLGMRSSGTFVNSLLQSYCCLNKWRKVDAVLCTMLKIHASISISSYRFLVHRMCEQSQFSSALRLKELVQDSDKSTDLILYNILIFYLIRRRNILQIHDVLKDMKHNGISPDKTTYDFLVYGFHKSGDSDRSVSMLDACIAQGLTPSNRSLRIVLSHYCRLGNLEKSLELFYLIERSGWKHGLLIEMTLISSLLSFRRHSEAKSCLNNLSRNALIISDINFDVLIKEFCIQGDVEMSVNLLNTMLKKGRLPGEASYSSVIYRLCILKEFDQALDFLAEMKLEHLKPSDISCDALIRGLCAIGRISDAKNILEMLMTFGSVPSFGMYRIVFDNYCTSNNTLEATQLLHDMQQAGHTPNFEMHWSVISNLSRTDKKTGGYEQPILSNLISSVFPMKDDRKQGFVMQRYNQF from the exons ATGTGGAAGTCATGGCAGTTGCGCCGAGCAATCCTTCTGCGGTGTCGTCTAAG CGCGAACGTGAGAGAACCCAAGATTGAAGAAAGAAGTTATGCCAGTAATGTTCCAGAACTGAACTCCAACAGAGGGCGCCTGCTGAAAGGTGAACATTGCTGCAATTTAGGGAAGAAAGAAGGCACCTCTGTGTGCCATTCAGAGGTAGCCAGATTCAATGTGGAGCAAGAAACTGCGGAAAAGTGTGGAGCTGATGTCCATTCTGCAGTAAAATTGTGCCCTGGTATTGGGGAATTGATTATAGCCAAGTGCTCATCCATTTTTGAGAGTGGAAGGGACACCTTTGAAGGGAATTGCAGCTTGCATGATCTTCTTAAGCCTGGTCTCTGGCTCTCACCGGAGACCCTCCGCAGGTTCTGGCGTGCTTCGACGCTGAAGCCCGAGGatttttttgacattttgaTTGGTTTTGGACAAGGTGCAGCAGAAATTAGAAAAGCAAGGTTTTTGTGGAATTTATACAGGTGGGCTTCGTGGCAGAGCAAGGACTTTCGACATCTTCCAAGGTCGAACGACCTCATGGTGTCAATACTTGCATATGCTCAGATGTTCAACCAAGCTGAATCATTGCTTCTCTTGCTGGATGACAACAAGGCTCTGACCAATGCAGGTGGACTGTTCAGTCAGATTACACAGGCGTATTCAGAAACTGGACACCTTGACAAATCGGTGGCACTTTTTGATCATGCAAGGTACAAGTGTTTGATTCCTTCAGCCTCTTGCTATCAAGTACTTCTTAATCTTCTGGttagaaagagaaaagatgaGTTAGTTTTAAGAGTATATTTGGACATGCTTGAAGTTGGATTAGGTTCTTGCACAGAAGGACATATTCTTGATTTTGTTATCAAGGCTTTAGTCAAGAGAGACAAACTTTTACAAGCAATTGGTGTAATTCGGCAGTTAAAGAGCTTGGACATTGAAATAAGCAAGGGATCCTTGTCAACCGTCGCAAAAGAATTTTGCCAGAAGAAGGACATCGGAGATATGATGAATTTCCTGGAAGAGTGGAAGCATTTACCTGAGTTGCGTCTTTGTAATAGAATTCTTGTGTCTTTGTGCACAAATCTTGGTAGTGACGAGGCATGGTTTGTCTTCCAAAGATTGGAGGCCTTAGGATTTACGCCAGATGCTACAACCTTTGGAATTTTCATAAGCCATAGTTGTAGAGAAATGAAACTCAAAGCTGCATTCCTATATTTATCTGAGTGCTTTTCTAGACATGTTGAACCTAAAGTTTCTGCTTACAATGCTATTATAGGTAGTGTTTTCACGGAGGGACTGTACAGACATGCAAAATATATCTTTGAAGACATGATCGAAAGAAAGATAATGCCCGAACTTTTAACATATAAGGTACTGTTGGCAGGATATTGCAAGTATAGGCAGTTTGATGATATAGAAGAAATCTTGAGGACTATGAAAACCAATGGTATAAATGACCCCCCCTCTGGAAACTGTGTGTTCTCTAAGGCCTTATCCTTTCTGGGGCTAGACCACTTGGGAGTGAAGGTCAAGAGAGATAATGCCACTGGCTTTCCAAAAGCGGAGTTTTTTGATTCAGTAGGGAATGGCCTTTATTTGGATACCGACTCCAAAAAGTTTGAGACTTTGTTGGTACAGATTCTCAATAATGCTCTTTACCCCGATATTAGCTCGGAGATAGTCAGTGCATGTCAGCAAGGTAATGTTGCAAGTGCTCTTCTGATGAAAGATGAAGCTTTTCAATGGGGACATGACATTTCACCAGCGAGCTGCTCAGAACTAATAAAGACCTTATGCATGAGCCCTGAACATGCTATGAATGCTATTGACCTTATGGAGGAAATGCCATGTacatttgataaatttgatgCTCAAACTCTAAATTTAGTCGTGCAGACATTGAGTAAGAATAGGATGTCAGCTCGTGCAAGATTGGTTTTGGACAGGCTGTCCAGAAGAGGCTTGCCAATTAATCAAGATACTTATACTTATTTGCTTTTAGGCTTCTGCGTAGAAAGGAACATAGTGGGGTTTTGGGAATGCTGGAATGTTGCAACGGAGTTTAGTTGGTCACCTGACAGCAAAGATATGATAGCCCTCATCAGTCACATGTGCGAATGGGGAGTAATTGAGGAAGCCTTGAAGCTTATCAGCGTGCTGACCGACTGCTATCCTAATTTGTGTTTGAGTGCATATTGTGCACTTCTCAAAGAGTTATGCAGGACGGGTTACACCAGTGTTGGATGTGCAATGCTGGAGGCTCTTCTAGAAAAGGGTGTGGCTGTGCGTCACTCACTAATTCTTAGCGTGACAGAGGGCTTCCTAAAGGAGCAGAAGTCTGCTGAATCAATTGGTCTGTATGACATGTGGCTTAATAAAAGCAGAGTATCAGATGTGTTGACCTACCAATTTCCATTCTCTTCACTAGCAAGGTTTGATGCAGAACGATGCATGGACTTGGTACAACCTATTATGAACCTGGAATGTTCTGCTGTCTCAGCTTGCAGTTGCATTGTGAAGGAATTACTACAAATTGGAAAAATAGGTCAGGCATTGTCGTTCTTTCAAGCATCCACTTTGGGAATGAGATCAAGTGGCACATTTGTAAATTCCCTCCTACAATCCTATTGTTGTCTAAACAAGTGGAGAAAGGTAGATGCAGTTCTTTGCACAATGCTAAAGATTCATGCTAGCATTTCTATTTCTAGCTACCGCTTTCTCGTCCACAGAATGTGTGAGCAAAGTCAGTTTTCTAGCGCGCTAAGACTTAAGGAGCTGGTCCAAGACAGCGACAAGTCAACAGATCTGATTTTATACAACATTCTGATATTCTATCTTATTCGGCGGAGAAACATTTTGCAGATTCATGATGTATTGAAGGATATGAAACATAACGGTATTTCTCCAGACAAAACAACCTATGACTTCCTTGTCTACGGGTTTCACAAGTCTGGGGATTCTGATCGTTCAGTTAGTATGCTTGATGCTTGCATTGCTCAGGGATTAACACCAAGCAACCGCAGTCTCAGAATAGTATTGAGTCACTATTGCAGGTTAGGTAACCTTGAGAAATCACTAGAATTATTTTATCTGATTGAGCGCAGTGGATGGAAGCATGGTTTACTCATTGAGATGACTCTCATTTCCAGTCTTCTTTCATTTAGAAGACATTCTGAAGCAAAATCTTGTCTGAACAACCTCAGCAGAAATGCATTAATTATATCTGACATCAATTTCGACGTCCTAATCAAGGAATTCTGCATACAGGGAGACGTGGAAATGTCTGTTAATCTGCTGAATACAATGTTAAAGAAAGGCAGACTTCCGGGTGAAGCTAGTTACAGCTCTGTTATATACAGGCTATGCATATTGAAAGAATTCGATCAAGCGCTTGACTTTCTTGCTGAGATGAAGTTGGAACACCTAAAACCAAGTGACATCTCATGCGATGCACTCATTCGTGGCCTTTGTGCAATTGGAAGAATAAGTGATGCTAAGAATATTTTGGAAATGCTAATGACCTTTGGTTCTGTACCTTCCTTTGGCATGTACAGAATTGTTTTTGATAACTACTGCACGAGTAACAATACTCTGGAAGCCACACAACTTTTGCATGACATGCAGCAAGCAGGACACACACCCAACTTTGAGATGCATTGGTCTGTGATAAGCAATTTAAGCCGTACTGATAAGAAGACTGGAGGATATGAACAGCCTATTTTGTCAAACCTCATTTCGAGTGTGTTCCCTATGAAGGATGATAGGAAGCAAGGATTTGTGATGCAAAGATATAACCAATTCTGA
- the LOC100827106 gene encoding uncharacterized protein LOC100827106, with product MAAAAGWLRRAASAVSLPRMPSGLPLMPTPPPAPLPEAQSLVLPGLGAAVGPAMELMAVPKKKISKYKRGLRNGPKALKPVPVIVRCRCCGRVKLPHFYCCSGERGNPGDSSS from the exons atggcggcggcggctggttgGCTCCGGCGAGCTGCATCGGCGGTGTCGTTGCCTCGCATGCCTTCTGGACTGCCCCTCATGCCAACTCCTCCCCCCGCTCCTCTCCCGGAGGCTCAGTCGCTCGTGCTCCCCGGCCttggcgccgccgtcggccccGCTATGGAACTTATGGCCGTCCCCAAGAAGAAG ATCTCAAAGTATAAGAGGGGTTTGAGAAATGGGCCCAAAGCCTTGAAACCTGTTCCAGTGATTGTCCGTTGCAG GTGCTGCGGTCGAGTGAAGCTGCCCCACTTCTACTGTTGCAGCGGAGAAAGAGGGAACCCTGGTGACTCGAGCTCATGA
- the LOC100843629 gene encoding uncharacterized protein LOC100843629: MAAGGARDNNADEWLQELRSRATRLLLKEDWEGYIGVCSRIVDDAKADRRVLCSALAHRADARARLGDAPGALADCDAALAADPAHPAALLAKGAVLRGLGRYVLAADCFRAALLPMGSGAAADEVRELLGQCRRLEAQARSGAVDLSEWVLAGFAGKCPDLAEHVGPVEVRRSAHGGRGVFALKSVEAGATLIIAKAVATGRGVIPDADNSGEKMVVWKDLVDKVLDAAEKCPRTASLIYALSTGEEQQDELAVPDMALFNQQEPEDLTLGASLVSGARRREVLDVDRILKVLDVNCLTEDAPSANLLGNNGVVNCGVGLWVLPSFINHSCHPNACRTHVGDHAIVHASREIKAGEEITFPYFDVLVPVGKRQEAARAWGFECRCDRCRFEAEDAILRQELVRSENELVNGGGDMGALVVRLEDKMRKSMVKERRKAFLRASFWSAYSALFDNGRLVRKWGRRVPSESVVAASIADAVGANESVLRAMLRGANDGNGCGNRLEVEDKVVRIGRATYGKVVKRQAMRALFRLTLDGDNSKCL; encoded by the coding sequence ATGGCCGCCGGGGGAGCGCGAGACAACAACGCCGACGAGTGGCTGCAGGAGCTCCGGAGCCGCGCGACGCGGCTGCTGCTCAAGGAGGACTGGGAGGGGTACATCGGCGTCTGCTCCCGCATCGTCGACGACGCCAAGGCGGACCGCCGGGTCCTCTGCTCAGCGCTCGCCCACCGCGCCgacgcccgcgcgcgcctcgGCGACGCCCCCGGCGCCCTGGCCGACTGcgacgccgcgctcgccgccgacccggcccACCCGGCCGCTCTGCTCGCCAAGGGCGCGGTCCTCCGGGGCCTCGGCCGCTACGTGCTTGCTGCCGATTGCTTCCGCGCGGCGCTGCTCCCCATGGgaagcggcgccgccgcggacgagGTGCGGGAGCTGCTCGGCCAGTGCAGGCGCCTGGAGGCGCAGGCGAGGAGCGGGGCAGTGGACTTGTCGGAGTGGGTCCTCGCGGGGTTCGCCGGGAAGTGCCCGGATCTCGCGGAGCACGTCGGGCCGGTGGAGGTGCGCCGGTCCGCGCACGGCGGCCGAGGGGTCTTCGCGTTGAAGAGCGTCGAGGCGGGGGCCACTCTGATTATCGCCAAGGCTGTGGCGACCGGGAGAGGGGTGATCCCGGACGCGGACAATAGCGGCGAGAAGATGGTGGTCTGGAAGGACTTGGTCGACAAGGTGCTCGACGCCGCCGAGAAGTGCCCGAGGACGGCGTCGTTGATCTATGCTCTGTCcaccggcgaggagcagcaaGACGAGCTCGCCGTCCCGGACATGGCATTGTTCAACCAACAAGAGCCCGAGGATCTCACTCTCGGCGCTTCGTTGGTGTCGGGGGCAAGGAGACGAGAGGTTCTCGATGTGGACAGGATCTTGAAGGTGCTCGACGTGAATTGCTTGACCGAGGACGCGCCGTCCGCCAATCTGCTCGGCAACAATGGCGTCGTCAACTGCGGCGTGGGGCTGTGGGTCTTGCCGTCGTTCATAAACCACTCCTGCCACCCCAATGCCTGCCGCACTCACGTCGGGGACCATGCCATCGTTCACGCCTCGAGGGAGATCAAGGCCGGGGAGGAGATCACGTTCCCCTACTTCGATGTGCTCGTGCCAGTGGGGAAGCGCCAGGAGGCAGCAAGAGCGTGGGGGTTCGAATGCCGGTGTGACCGGTGCCGGTTCGAAGCCGAGGACGCTATTCTTCGGCAGGAGCTTGTAAGATCAGAGAACGAGTTGGTTAATGGAGGAGGAGATATGGGGGCACTGGTGGTACGGCTTGAGGACAAGATGAGGAAGTCCATGGTGAAGGAGAGGCGAAAGGCATTCTTGCGCGCGTCCTTCTGGAGCGCGTACTCCGCCTTGTTCGACAATGGCAGGTTGGTCAGGAAGTGGGGGAGGCGGGTTCCAAGCGAGTCTGTTGTCGCTGCGAGCATCGCCGATGCGGTCGGTGCGAATGAGAGTGTGCTGAGGGCAATGCTGAGGGGCGCCAACGATGGCAACGGTTGCGGCAATCGGCTGGAGGTTGAGGACAAGGTGGTGAGGATTGGGAGGGCTACCTATGGCAAGGTAGTGAAGAGACAGGCAATGAGAGCTCTCTTCAGACTTACATTGGATGGTGACAACAGCAAATGCCTCTAG
- the LOC104582424 gene encoding uncharacterized protein LOC104582424 has translation CSFKVPAWNHNVIKGQLLLLKEKVASTGRHITKTVPEKSIDIKTWSFTCLEMVKLQKPMLSEDYLLGKYYVPLFLIFTKVCQLAGKHPQLQFLIGSHDEQKEICHRLNVHVLPLFHFYRGAEGCTSSFSCTILTNHRLKDVLKMHALQPEKVGQGRTRA, from the exons TGTTCCTTCAAGGTGCCAGCTTGGAACCACAATGTGATCAAAGGTCAACTCCTCTTGCTCAAAGAAAAGGTCGCTTCAACTGGTCGGCATATCACCAAAACTGTACCAGAAAAGTCAATAGAT ATAAAAACATGGAGTTTTACTTGCTTAGAGATGGTTAAATTACAAAAACCAATGCTTTCAGAAGACTACCTGCTAGG AAAATATTATGTACCTCTTTTCTTAATATTCACAAAGGTATGTCAATTAGCTGGGAAGCATCCACAGCTGCAATTTCTTATAGGCAGCCATGATGAACAGAAAGAGATTTGTCATAGGCTCAATGTCCATGTATTGCCACTGTTCCATTTTTACAGAGGTGCAGAAGGTTGTACCTCTAGCTTTAGCTGCACCATTTTAACT AATCACAGGCTCAAAGATGTGTTAAAAATGCATGCACTTCAGCCAGAGAAGGTCGGACAGGGCAGGACAAGGGCTTAG
- the LOC100827415 gene encoding cytochrome P450 704B1, with amino-acid sequence MNSPMEESHDMPVTAFFPLAGLHKYVAIFVIVLSWILVHRWSLRNQKGPKSWPVIGATLEQLRNYYRMHDWLVEYLSKYRTVTVDMPFTSYTYIADPVNVEHVLKTNFNNYPKGEVYRSYMDVLLGDGIFNADGELWRKQRKTASFEFASKNLRDFSTIVFREYSLKLSSILSQACKTGKVVDMQELFMRMTLDSICKVGFGVEIGTLSPDLPENSFAQAFDAANIIVTLRFIDPLWRLKKLLRVGSEALLEQSIKLVDEFTYSVIRRRKAEIVQARASGKQEKIKHDILSRFIELGEAGVDNDNGGGISLFGDDKGLRDVVLNFVIAGRDTTATTLSWFTYMAMTHPPVAEKLRRELAAFESDRAREEGISLIPFFSDSDGPENQSSFAARVAQFAALLTYDGLGKLTYLHACVTETLRLYPAVPQDPKGVAEDDVLPDGTKVKAGGMVTYVPYSMGRMEYNWGPDAGCFRPERWIGEDGGFRNASPFKFTAFQAGPRICLGKDSAYLQMKMALAILFRFYRFEILEGHPVKYRMMTILSMAHGLKVRVSRAPALV; translated from the exons ATGAACAGCCCCATGGAGGAATCTCATGACATGCCGGTGACGGCCTTCTTCCCACTAGCAGGGCTCCACAAGTACGTTGCCATCTTCGTCATCGTCCTCTCATGGATCTTGGTCCACAGGTGGAGCCTGAGGAACCAGAAGGGGCCAAAGTCATGGCCAGTCATCGGCGCGACGTTGGAGCAGCTGAGGAACTACTATAGGATGCACGACTGGCTCGTGGAGTACCTGTCCAAGTACAGGACGGTGACTGTTGACATGCCGTTCACCTCATACACCTACATTGCAGACCCGGTGAACGTCGAGCATGTCCTCAAGACCAACTTCAACAACTACCCCAAG GGGGAGGTGTACAGGTCCTACATGGATGTTCTGCTCGGCGACGGGATATTCAACGCCGACGGTGAGTTGTggaggaagcagaggaagacggcgagctTCGAGTTTGCCTCCAAGAACTTGAGAGATTTCAGTACCATTGTGTTCAGGGAGTACTCCCTGAAGCTGTCGAGCATACTGAGCCAAGCCTGCAAGACCGGCAAAGTTGTGGACATGCAG GAACTGTTCATGAGGATGACGCTGGACTCAATCTGCAAGGTCGGGTTCGGGGTGGAGATCGGCACGCTGTCGCCGGACCTCCCGGAGAACAGCTTCGCGCAGGCCTTCGACGCGGCCAACATCATCGTGACGCTGCGGTTCATCGACCCGCTGTGGCGCCTGAAGAAGCTCCTGCGCGTGGGTTCCGAGGCCTTGCTGGAGCAGAGCATCAAGCTCGTGGACGAGTTCACCTACAGCGTCATCCGCCGGCGCAAGGCCGAGATCGTGCAGGCGCGAGCCAGCGGCAAGCAGGAGAAG ATCAAGCACGACATCCTGTCGCGGTTCATCGAGCTAGGCGAGGCCGGCGTCGACAAcgacaacggcggcggcatcaGCTTGTTCGGCGACGACAAGGGCCTCCGCGACGTGGTGCTCAACTTCGTGATCGCCGGGCGCGacacgacggcgacgacacTCTCGTGGTTCACCTACATGGCCATGACCCACCCGCCCGTGGCCGAGAAGCTCCGCCGCGAGCTGGCCGCCTTcgagtccgaccgcgcccgcgaagaaggcatctcgctgatccccttcttctccgactccGACGGGCCGGAAAACCAATCCTCCTTCGCGGCCCGCGTGGCCCAGTTCGCGGCCCTCCTGACCTACGACGGGCTCGGGAAGCTGACGTACCTCCACGCGTGCGTGACGGAGACGCTCCGGCTGTACCCGGCGGTGCCGCAGGACCCCAAGGGCGTGGCGGAGGACGACGTGCTCCCGGACGGCACCAAGGTGAAGGCCGGCGGGATGGTGACGTACGTGCCCTACTCCATGGGCCGGATGGAGTACAACTGGGGCCCCGACGCCGGCTGCTTCCGGCCCGAGCGGTGGATCGGGGAAGACGGCGGGTTCCGCAACGCGTCGCCGTTCAAGTTCACGGCGTTCCAGGCCGGGCCAAGGATCTGCCTCGGCAAGGACTCGGCGTACTTACAGATGAAGATGGCCCTGGCGATCCTGTTCAGGTTCTACAGGTTTGAGATCCTGGAGGGGCACCCTGTCAAGTACCGCATGATGACTATCCTGTCCATGGCGCATGGGCTCAAGGTCCGCGTCTCCAGGGCGCCAGCGCTCGTGTGA
- the LOC100828232 gene encoding uncharacterized protein LOC100828232, whose protein sequence is MTSPSLTTYRHAVVHPGAGRRIVACSGIKVTPIRSGGESSTSRSRKNCVMNVSLSSSSPPPPLPRAITTCSLKPPPSHRGKAKDRKKINPRDLFTFSYRFNTDIPMGETPGASIDDYLNNRPRIVGAVFPDKRKRTKLNDEEWSVQLLPIQFLFLSASPVIAIRFVFKSGGKGYPPHVPLRATSLLLMEVTDYKLKGLESEAMPPHLALTVRGALYPQPEGRRSLRGHVEMSVGFNLPPVLALVPPGIIRGVGDTVLRQLGEQMKHDFDKGLAADFKKYTREKLTDKRTRH, encoded by the exons ATGACATCGCCAAGCCTGACGACATACCGGCACGCTGTAGTTCATCCGGGTGCAGGCAGGAGGATCGTAGCATGCAGTGGCATCAAGGTGACGCCGATCAGATCAGGAGGGGAGAGTTCAACATCAAGATCAAGGAAGAATTGTGTTATGAATGTctcgttgtcgtcgtcgtcgccgccgccgccgctgccgcgagCGATCACCACTTGCTCTCTGAAGCCTCCGCCTTCGCACCGCGGCAAGGCGAAGGACAGGAAGAAGATCAATCCCAGAGACCTCTTCACCTTCTCCTACAGGTTCAACACTGACATCCCCATGGGTGAAACTCCAGGG GCTTCCATTGACGATTACCTCAATAACAGGCCCAGGATCGTTGGAGCCGTGTTCCCTGATAAGCGCAAGCGAACCAAACTCAACGAT GAGGAGTGGAGCGTGCAGCTGCTCCCGATCCAGTTCCTCTTCCTGTCGGCGTCTCCGGTGATCGCCATCCGCTTCGTCTTCAAGTCCGGCGGCAAGGGTTACCCGCCCCACGTCCCCCTCCGCGCCACCAGCCTCCTCCTCATGGAAGTC ACGGACTACAAGCTGAAGGGACTGGAGAGCGAGGCGATGCCGCCGCACCTGGCGCTGACGGTGCGGGGGGCGCTGTACCCGCAGCCGGAAGGGAGGCGGAGCCTGAGGGGACACGTGGAGATGAGCGTCGGCTTCAACCTCCCGCCCGTGCTGGCGCTGGTGCCGCCGGGCATCATCCGGGGCGTCGGCGACACGGTGCTCAGGCAGCTCGGGGAGCAGATGAAGCACGACTTCGACAAGGGCCTCGCCGCGGACTTCAAGAAGTACACCAGGGAGAAGCTAACCGACAAGAGGACTAGACACTGA